AAGCAAAATCTTGGTGACTTTTCTTAGGGCTTGAGCTTCTATCATGGAGCAaccttaaataatttttaatccaGATAGATGGTGGGTCAAATTATTGCATCTAGGCACTCAAGAAAGTAGGCTTGCTCCCTGATTCTTCTGCTTGTCAGTTAGTCCATCATTTTTTTCCCATGATGCATCCATATGGACTTAGGCCATTGGATTTAAATGAGTGAGCTCAGGGCCAATAATTTAAACATTGCATTGTGGAGTGACAATCATGTCCCGATTCTGCAATTCCTTTTTTTACTGCATGGAAATCTTCTACCCTGGAAGCATATGTGATTAAATTAGCCCATATGCAATTTACTAAGATGGGCCATGAAGAGGCATGGCCAAAAGTACTTTGAACTCAGCTCTCTGGCCATCCCTTTGGAAAAGGTCTAGGGCGGGCATTGACTACTGATAAAAGTCATTTCTGTTCTTGGGTCACAGTACACAGAAGACAAATGATCTTCCACTCAATCTCAGAGCATTGGAGGAAATGACAAGATGTGATGACTGAGTCTGATTCAGCTACTGTGATTTTCAGCGTGTGCACTTGGAGGCTCCATGTGTTGGCTCTGTAGGATCATCCAAGGGAGTCATCTAAGGGAGTTAGAAATAATGCAAATCTTGCAATTTCTAGAAAAAGAGTATCTGATCATTGAAAGTTTTCCAAAAAACACTTAATACAGTGATGCAATTCTGACACTGATGTTTTAGGGACCAACTGaagatataaatttatattacaaaaaaaaaaaagaataattttgttCCCATAGTACCTGCTATGTAAACAGGGAGGAAGCAACACTGGCTGAGAtgtattcctaatcacaacacagGAGGAAACGTAAACTGAATTACACGTACTGAGGACCTTTTCCTTAAGAGATCTCCTAACATGCATTCCTAGAAGATGTGTGGAGCCAGGGGACAGTGAGAGTACGATGCAGTGCGTGCAAAACCgcaaatacaatgtagtaggaaatgcagaggcaggtgatgtgaaaatcaagcatttcttattgcaaggcagtCTGGGAGGTTTGAATGACCAGCAGGGTGATGGATTTCTTGCTTTCTAAAAGCAGCACCACTGTGTGCCTTGTCTCCTAGGAAAGCTGGGAGGTTGAATCTGGAATCACTGGCTTTaaaagagcaagtttaagagggttcacatttcaattgagtttatttctcattctgTTAACTGACTCTTGTTAAGCAGCAATGTTTGGAATTTGAaccaaaggagcacagtacttagtggtgatattcattattttgggagccaatctgttatttaggtataaggtgacctcaggggctagtttcagttcaagatttGAGGAGTATTTCAGGGCAGTCGTTCTAAGGGTGGACTCAAGTCTGAACCAGTCCAATaagcctgttttgttttttttctttgaaatgaaTTTCAAGCTCTGTTGCACATTTTGTCCCATTctgtcagaatccatctattgtgaccctgatcacaagggatggtagtggtagctgggtgtcatctagctcttctggtctcagggcagatgaggccatggtttacGTAGACTATTCgtcttgtagacaagtttcttttccttttttttttttttatagttagcaATGACCTTTATTAAAGATTTCAAGGAAATCAGTGGGTAGCAAGATACTAGAAAAAATGAGAGAAGTTTGGGGTATATTCCAAGGCTTTGGGAAAACACCCAGAAAAACAATCGTGTTCTCTCAAAAGCATCCCGTGATAGGGTTCCACTGGGCCAACCCAGCGTGCAGCTCCTCTACCTCCTTGTGTTTAGACTGTGTTCATGGCCTCTTCTGTAGTTTATCTGTGTTACACGTGTGAACCAGGCTTGAATACAATTCTTTTTATGATGCTTTTAAATATGAGCAATGATCAGCTTATGAAGTAACTCTGAGCATTTACAGTAAGTGAACTAATACCCACTCATAAGTATACACatgaacaaataaatgcaaatatgcctgttattccttctgcTCAGGGTTCACGTTTCACCTTCCTGTTACACGTGTAATAAAGTCGTTCCTGACTCCCCCCACAACCCACTGCTTTTTGCCTGTTACTTTCACGCGGAATGGGTGTTCTGACTTGAATTACAGTCTAAACTTGGATGTTTGATTCTAAACTCACTGAGAGCAGTAAGTATTCTCCAGATTAAGTGGCATTTCTTTGCTCCTAGTAAAGGTCTACTGAGTAAATGTCTATTGCGCATGTATGGTGATTGTCCACTTGTAGACTAATACCACATGGACTGCATCTTATTCCTGAGCCCGAGCCCTGATGGCCTACTGGTTAAGGGTTTAGCTGCAAACCAAacgatcagcagttcaaattcactagctgctccttggaaaccctgtggagcgatTCCACTCTGTCCCGcagggctactatgagtcagaattgaagcggtggcaatgggttttggatcaGTTGGTTTATATTGGCAAACTCTTTTAGCTTTTGCTGTGAAATGTTGCCTTCATATATACTGCATTCCAAAGATAAGGATTTTGTTAGAATTACCGGTGATTTCTCCTTATTCCCATTAGTTTTGCCTTGAAATTACCAGCCTGAATTAACTGTTTCAGTGAAAATTTCATCAGTTGGTGTATTTAGCTTGGAAAACTTTCAACTAAAACTTTTGATCTTATCCTTGCTGGTCAATGAcactttgttgtttttaatcagtTGCCatgattttaattaaataattctTTCTCTTCAGCCCTACAAGATTCTGTCTGCTCTCCTGATGGACAGAGCACAAACAAGTGGAGCTTTGACTCCATAGCGTTGCCATTTGCAGGGAAATCCAGTTCCTGTAAGAAAAAATTGTAGTCCCTGGTTGATGCAGATGCttacatgcttggctactaatcagaaggctggaggttcaagtccatcgagaagtgtctcagaagaaaggcctggcaatctacttctgaaagaccaccAAATCCcgtaaccaaacccgttgctgtcaagtcgattctgactcatagcgaccctatggttcagaggagaactgtcccatagagtttccaaggagcgtctggtggatttgaactgccgacattttttaaaaatttttaccgtacctcaagtgaaagtttacaaatcaagtaagtttctcacacaaaaacttacatacactttgttacatactctcaattgctctccccataatgagacagcgctctctctccctccactccctcttttcatgtccattctgccagcttctaaccccctctaccctctcatctcctctccaggcagaagatgctaacacagtctcaagtgcccacctgatccaagacgctcactcctcaccagcatccctctccatcctattatccagtccaatccatgactgaagagttggctttgggaatggttcctgtcctgggccaacagaaggcctgggggccatgaccactggggtccttctagtctcagaccattaagtctgcactttttacgagaatttggggactgccccactgatctcctgttccctcaggggctctctgttgtgttccctgtcagggcagtcatcagttgtagctgggcaccatctagttcttctggtctcaggctgttgtagtctccaggttatgtggccctttctgtctcttgggctagtaattaccttgtgtccttggtgttcttcaatctcctttgattcaggtgggttgagaccaatggatgcaacttagatggctgcttgctagcttttaagaccagagatgtcactctccaaagtgggatgcagaatgctttcttcaaagatttgattatgccaattgaattagatgtcccctgacaccatggtccacaaacccccgcccctgctatgctgcccttcaaaggattcagtttattcagaaaacttctttgcttttggtttagtccagttgtgctgacctcacctgtattgtgttgttTCCCAACacctaaagaagttcttatctactgtctaattagtgaatgcctctctcccttcatccttccctccccccaaccccttgcaactatcaaagaatattttcttctctctttaaactatttcttgagttcttataatagtggtcttatacaatatttgtccttttgcaactgactaatttcgctcagcataatgccttccatattcctccatgttatgaaatgcttcacagattcatcactgttcttaatcAGTGGGTAGTATTCCAATGTgagactataccataatttattcattcatctgttgatggacacttggttgCTTCGATTTTTTGCTCTtggaaacagagctgcaatgaacatgggtgtgcatatatctggtcgtgtaaagactcttatttctcaaggatacACAGTGGGTggatattccaaggaatgggatttctcaatcttatggtagttctattgctatctttttaaggaagcatcaaatcaatttccaaagttgttgtaccattttacattcccaccagcagtgtagaagtgttccagtctctccacaacctctccaacatttattattttgtgttttttggattaatgccagccttgttggagtgagatggaatcttattgtagttttcatttacatttctgtaatggctaatgatcacgagcatttcctcgtgcatctgttagccgcctgaatgtcttctttagtgaagtgtctgttcatatcttttgcccattctttaattgtgttgtctttttgcagttgagtttttgcagtatcatgtagattttagagacgaGGCgctaatcggaaatgtcatacctaaaaacgttttcccagtctgtaggcaatctttttactcttttggtgaagtctttggatgagcataggtatttgaaatttaggagctcccagttatctactttttcttctgcattgtaagtaatgttttgtatactgtttataccatgtattagggctcctaatgttgtccctatttttcttccatgatctttatcatttagattttatattttggagtttgatccattttgagcttatttttgtgcatggtgtgaggtacaggtcttgttccttttttgtggatggatatccagatatgccagcaccatttgttaaaaagcctgtcttttcccaatttaactgctttggggcctttgttaaatatcagctgcttatatgtggctggatttatgtctgggttctcaattctgttccattggtctatgtataataggttctaatatcagttagagtgaggcctcccactttgttcttctttttcagtaatgctttacttatctggggcctgttTCTCTTCCTtatcaagttggtgatttgtttctccatctcattaaaaaatgttgttggaatttgaatcagaattgcatcaaatctatagatcgcttttggtagaatagagatatttaaaattaagtcttcctatccatgaacaaggtatgtttttccacttatgtgtgTCTCTTTATGTTTCTAGTGgaagtgttttttagttttctttgtataagtcttttacatctctggtaagatttattcctaagtactttatcgtctcgggggctactgtaaatggtcttgatttggtgatttccactttgaTGTACTTTTTGACAGTGtcgaggaatccaactgatttttgtatgtttaccttgtatcctgttactctgctgaactcttctatttgtttcagtagttGTCTTGAGGAGTCataagggttttctgtgtataagatcatgtcatcttcaaatactttgacttcttctttcccaatctggatgccctttatttctttatctagcctaattgctctggctaggacctccagcacaatgttgaataagagcagtgataaagggcatacttctCAGGTTCCCAATCGTAAGTGGAGTGCTttgaggctctctccatttagggtgatattggctattcctttgtataaatgctctttattatgctgagggatttttccttctattcctgttcccctgagaatttttatcatgaatgggtgttgaactttgtcaaatgccttttctgcatcaattgataaaatcatgtggttcttgtcctttgttttatttatatgatgtattaccttaattgtttttctaatgttgcaccatccctgcatacctggtatgaatcccacttggtcaggatGAATTACCTTTTTGATATCTTGTTGAATtcctttggctagaattttgttgaggatttttgattcTAAGTCCAtgagggatgttgttgttgttaggtgccatcgagttggttccgactcatggtgaccctatgcacaacagaacgaaacactgcccggtcctgaactatccttacaatcgttgttatgtttgaactcattgttgctgctactgtgtcaatccatcttattgaggatcttcctcttgtccgctgaccctgtattctgccaagcatgatgtccttctccagggactgattcctaaTGACAATATGTCCATACGTTTTCTTCGTatattgtgtgttcctcattttcatagtagttgaatttatttttgctgagtcgttatgtttttcttggtttttattttcaaatatggaATGGTTAggcttctttgtggttatcttaatatttacccctatttttctaagtaagaacctaacttgtattgtcctatatcaccttgttttcctctccctatggaagatctatgcctcctgtatttagtccctcttttgtgattattgtaatcttttacataatgacttcaatgattccctgttttgagcatttttttcttttttaaattaatcttattttgtttttgtgttttccctatttgagttgatatcagaatgttctgttctgtgaccttgtgttgtgttggtatctgatattattgattttctgaccaaagaatttcctttagtaattctttttttttttttaaaggaattttccATCTGACTTTATTTTCAAATAcactttcttttttcaaaaaccaATACACTTTCTGCAGAGATAAGAAATATCAGTATTAGGAAATCCAATTATACAAAAAATAGTACATCTAGTCTGGGgtagatatatttatttttggtaaaatACGTTAAGTGGCACTAATTACACAGTAACTATAAGGTAACTAACATGACCCACAGAAGTGTAACTTTGCCACAGCTGCGTGGACTTGGGCCTTTCCGACTGAGCACATTTTCAAAAAACTGGATGCCCACTTCAGAGCTATGCTAGTGAGACCCATTTAGGAGGAGTGTCCTGAAGTGGAGACTCACCAGAATATCTTGCAGCTGACAAGTAATAGGCAGGACATGTTAGTTATAAAGTAGTTAGAGCCTAATTCACAAAAGTTaccaactttttttctttctagaaagAAGCAAGAAGTTAAGAAATTCCTTGAATTAGTGCCTGGTGTGTCACGTGGGAGTGCAGAAGAGGGCTGTTAGAGCAGTGTCAGAGGGGCTCTGCTGGGCCAGAGTGGTTGGACTTCATTAATAATCATGGTTGGCTTCTAAATACGGGTAGCAAGATGACTTCTGATTTGTAATCTTAGGTAAATTATAGATAAATGAAAAAGGCCAGTAATCATACACTAAGATTAATAAACTGCACTTCAAAATTAACCGCATGAGGGCTGTGCTTGCAGCGAGGTTTCACAAGACAAGGCACCCAGATTTTTTATTCCCACATCTGGCTTGCATAGCCGCTCTCGTGGCCATTTCAAAaacctccctcactccctctttGGTATTTGCTGAACACTCCATGTACCCAAAAGCACCAATCCTGTTTCCCATAACCCTGCCTTATTCAGGTTATACTGGTTCCTGATTCATCTTGGCTAGCTCCCGCCTTGTGTGCTCATCATTCCGCAGATCCTTCTTGTTCCCAACCAGGAGGATGGGCACATTGGGACAGAAATGCTTGACTTCTGGGGTCCATTTTTCTGGGATGTTTTCTAAACTATCAGGGCTGTTGATGGAGAAACACATCAATATAACATCAGTGTCCAGGTAGGAGAGGGGCCTCAGACGATCATAGTCCTCTTGCCCAGCTGTGTCCCACAAAGCCCACTCTACCTGCTTTCCATACACTTCAATATCTGCCACATAGTTCTCAAACACTGTGGTCACATACACCTCGGGGAACTGATCCTTGCTGAAGACTATGAGCAAGTAGGTCTTGCCACAAGCTCCATCACCAACAATCACCAATTTCTTCACGATGGCAGCCATCACTTACAAATGTGCTGCGAGATGCCCGGTGTGTGTGGCAGAAGTTCTACAAAGTACCTTGAACTTCTCAGATGAAAGGCACTTTGGTGGCGACTCCGAGTCTGGCCTCTTCGTGAGGAGGACTCCGCTCCGTGAGTCACGAGCTCATAGGCACTGGCTGGTCGCTGAGGAGGCGGCGGCTGACTAACGAGAGAGCTGAGGAAGGACGGCAGGTGGCGGGCGGGGAGCTCGAGCAAGCGAGGGCGGGCAGTAGTGGGAGGGCAGGGAGCGATGcctcctttagtaattcttgtagctttggtttggttttcgtaaattctctaagcttgtgtttatctgtaaatattttaatttcaccttcatatttgagagaaagttttgctggatatatgattcttggctggcagtttttctcctttagtgctctgtatatgtcatcccattgccttcttgcctgcatggtttctgctgagtagtctgaacttcttgattctccttggtaggtgacttttcttttatccctgtctgcttttaaaattttctctttatttttggttttggcaagtccgatgataatatgccttggtgattttctttttggatcaactttgtatggggttcgatgagcatcttggatagatatccttttgtctttcacgatgccagggaagttttctgccaacagatcttcaactattctttctgtattttctgttatccctccctgttgtggaactccagtcacatttAAGTtactcttcttgatagagtcccacatgattcttagggtttcttcatttttttcatttctttcatgtgattttcttcaactatattggtgtcaattgccttatcttccatctcccccactctgcattccgatTCCTcgcttctgcttctctgacttcctattgagttgtctaattctgtaattttactgttaatcttttggacttctgatgctgtatctctatggattcttgtagcttattagcttttccactatgttcttgaataatcgttttgatttcttcaactgctttatcaatgtgttccttggctttttctattaaaaaaaaatttgtttttttttcctatagattgccttatttcatttccgaggtcatctctgatgtcttgaagcattctgtatattagttttttatattctgcatctggcaattccaggattgtatcttcatttggggaagattttgattctttaatttggggatttgtagaagcaatcatcgtctgcttctttatgtgatttgatatcgactgctgtctccaagccatctagaaGATATTGTaacgatttattttatatttgctcactgagtcttattttcttgttttgttttgtttcaatatacccagattgcgctgtcttgatcattgtagcctttgaatcatttctgtcctattaccagctggtttgagctgttaccagatatataagcctaagagtccattcactattcttgaatagaatcagcttaagtgttctcattttgggtcaccaagtatgtggtgtagactgtcatctattaacttagagaagtagtggtgatagttgtgtgcaccagattctcgTAGCGGCAGGGggcacactccaaggagggcaggatgctgatagcattcccccatgtgccagtgaggtaggagtgtctccATTCCTAGAGCATttttgtgggtgggctctgcagctgtaccttaggtaccCAATGCTTGTAACTCTAAggattggtaggcgtcactattctcacacccctttagcaggtggctaggtggtttgggtggagcttcagccctcagttcccctgtgtgggtcagtgagggctctgtttaataggtagagaggcaTCAGACCTTGAAAATTTGTCTTTCCACTTCTCTGCTGCAACAATTACAGTCAgctctctatcagaattgcctttgcattataatagccaccttgttccctgtagagatgaaagccaaggactgtggatctcatattcTTGGCTGGacctggttctgtatttttattccagtttagggaaatcagggaagaattttttccccctggttgttagttgctgcttctctcaggccaggagaaagggttagggaaaagaaaaaaaaaaccctcagagcacttcactctctggcccaggaaatgccaatgttaatgaagccagctggggcagggaggggagggatcagatagataggagagagtagccatgggaaatatagacaaagttacttatcttgcttggtgatgactgttttatctgagattccagaggggcctGTAGcgtgtgtgcgctggctgggtcgagTTTGCCCCCGACGGTCAGacctgtgtcccgtgcttgcaccatctcaggaagctgtgctcagctcctctgcgcttagtccaaagcccagcgtcaaggttttctgactgggacagtggctccaggctccgaaaacaatcgctgcttctcCGTGGTTGCTAGTTCTCTTGTCAGCAGCGTCCGTGTGCAGCCTGCGCTGGCTGAGCCTCTACCAAGGTTACTCcagaggtttaggggttagggctgtgtcccatgcttgccccatctcagtaagctgcaATCATCCCCACCACTCTGGTACCAGGGAACCATGAGGGCTCAAGGCTATGGTGCAGGATGCCGGTTCCAGAAACGGCCGCTGCTTCAGGGCACAGTTTTCGCTTCCCTGTCAcacaggtcaactctttagttctgtgtttgatggtccgGCTTTGTacattgtcatgtatatgatcaattcacttgtttttccaagtctttgttgcaagagggatgcACGGTAGTTCTACcaagtcagccatcttggccccgcctcctccttttctaatattttttatttgctttcttctggtggctgaggatttcttttgttgctctctttctatttgttcaagttgtagggataattctttgattttggccctttcttctttttggatatgtgcatttattgatatgaataaatgagcactgctttcgctgtgtcccaaagattctgataagaagtgttttcattctcattgtattctatgaatttctttattccatccttaatgtcttgtataacccagtcctttttgagcagagtattgttcagtttccaagtgtttgatttcttttccctgctttttctgttatcgatttctatttttatggccttatggttagagaagatgctttgtaatatgtcaatgttttggattcttctaaggcttgctttatgacctaatatgtggtctattctagagaacgttccatgtgcactagaaataaagtataaatggcTGGTATTGGGTGGCATtttgatcttccatgtctttattaagcttctttctggatgtcc
This DNA window, taken from Loxodonta africana isolate mLoxAfr1 chromosome 9, mLoxAfr1.hap2, whole genome shotgun sequence, encodes the following:
- the LOC100658246 gene encoding LOW QUALITY PROTEIN: transforming protein RhoA-like (The sequence of the model RefSeq protein was modified relative to this genomic sequence to represent the inferred CDS: substituted 2 bases at 2 genomic stop codons), which produces MAAIVKKLVIVGDGACGKTYLLIVFSKDQFPEVYVTTVFENYVADIEVYGKQVEWALWDTAGQEDYDRLRPLSYLDTDVILMCFSINSPDSLENIPEKWTPEVKHFCPNVPILLVGNKKDLRNDEHTRRELAKMNQEPVXPEXGRVMGNRIGAFGYMECSANTKEGVREVFEMATRAAMQARCGNKKSGCLVL